A window from Physeter macrocephalus isolate SW-GA unplaced genomic scaffold, ASM283717v5 random_57, whole genome shotgun sequence encodes these proteins:
- the FUT1 gene encoding LOW QUALITY PROTEIN: galactoside alpha-(1,2)-fucosyltransferase 1 (The sequence of the model RefSeq protein was modified relative to this genomic sequence to represent the inferred CDS: inserted 3 bases in 2 codons; deleted 4 bases in 3 codons) produces MRGQGAMWAPRLRHLCLTFLLVCVFASVSFLHIHQDLLHSGLGLSALCPDRNPVTSPVAIVCLLDTPVNPNASFSCPKHLPASLSGTRTICPNGRLGNQMGRYATLLALARLNGRQAFIQPAVHATLAPVFRITLPSVLAPEVNSRAPWXWMSEESARLKEPRLKLRAFPCSWTSFRHLREQIRSEFTLHDHLRRETQSLLSQLRLGRAGDRPGTFXGVHVRRGGYLQVMPYHWKGVVGDRAYLQQAMDWSRARHEAPIFVVTSNGMEPCREDIDTSRGDVIFAGDGQECPPGKDFALLTQCNHTIMTIGTFGFWAAYLAGGNTVYLANFTPPNSSFLNIFKPEAAFLPEWVGISADLTPLRMLAEH; encoded by the exons ATGCGAGGACAAGGTG CCATGTGGGCACCCAGGCTCCGTCACCTCTGTCTGACCTTCCTGCTAGTCTGTGTTTTTGCCTCAGTCTCCTTCCTCCACATCCACCAAGACCTCCTTCACAGTGGCTTAGGCCTGTCTGCCTTATGTCCAGACCGTAACCCAGTGACATCCCCTGTGGCCATCGTCTGCCTGTTGGACACACCCGTAAACCCCAACGCCTCTTTTTCCTGTCCCAAGCAT CTGCCTGCTTCCCTCTCAGGAACCCGGACTATCTGCCCAAACGGCCGGCTTGGGAACCAGATGGGGCGGTACGCCACGCTGCTGGCCCTGGCCCGGCTCAACGGCCGCCAGGCCTTCATCCAGCCTGCCGTGCACGCCACCCTGGCCCCCGTGTTCCGCATCACCCTGCCGTCCGTGCTGGCGCCTGAGGTGAACAGCCGTGCGCCTTG CTGGATGTCGGAGGAGTCCGCCCGACTGAAGGAGCCCCGGCTGAAGCTCAGGGCTTTCCCCTGCTCCTGGACTTCCTTCCGTCATCTCCGGGAACAGATCCGCAGCGAGTTCACCCTGCACGACCACCTTCGGCGAGAGACCCAGAGTTTACTGAGTCAGCTCCGGCTCGGCCGCGCGGGGGACCGCCCGGGCACCT GGGGGGTCCACGTGCGCCGTGGGGGCTACCTGCAGGTGATGCCCTATCACTGGAAGGGTGTAGTGGGTGATCGCGCTTACCTCCAGCAGGCTATGGACTGGTCTCGGGCCCGGCATGAAGCCCCGATCTTTGTGGTCACCAGCAACGGCATGGAGCCGTGCCGGGAAGACATCGACACCTCCCGG GGGGATGTGATCTTCGCTGGCGACGGGCAGGAA TGCCCCCCCGGCAAGGACTTCGCGTTGCTCACACAATGCAACCACACCATCATGACCATTGGCACCTTCGGCTTCTGGGCCGCCTACCTGGCTGGTGGAAACACCGTCTACCTGGCCAACTTTACCCCGCCTAACTCCAGCTTCCTGAATATCTTTAAACCCGAGGCCGCCTTCCTGCCTGAGTGGGTGGGCATTAGTGCAGACTTGACTCCGCTCCGGATGTTGGCTGAGCATTGA